From Nitrospirota bacterium:
CTGAAGAACACCTTCACGCTGGTGACGAATTTCTTCATTATGCTGTTGGTGTTGTTTTTTCTCTTCAAAGACGGTCGGCAGTGGCTCGCCGTGTTATACGATTTGATTCCGATGGACGAGTCGCACAAGTCCAAAATTCTGACCCGGTTGGATCAAACGATTCGGGCGGTGGTGAAAGGGATGCTCGTCACGGCGATTGTTCAAGGGCTGTTAGCGGGGATGGCCTATTGGGCGCTCGATGTGCCGTTTCCGATGGGACTGACCGCGTTGACGACCGTGTTGGCGCCGATCCCGTTTGGCGGAACGGGACTGGTGTGGGGACCTGTGGTGCTCTACCTCTTCTGGGTGGGTGCGAGCGGGAAAGCGCTGATTATGCTGGTGTGGGGAATCGGCGTCGTGTCGATGGTCGACCAGTTCCTACGCCCGTGGTTGATCGGCCAAGATGTACAGATTCCCGTGTTGCTCCTCGTGCTCAGCGTGTTGGGAGGGTTGGCGCTGTACGGGTTGCTTGGACTGTTCGTCGGCCCGATCCTTATCAGCCTGCTGATGACGGCGGTGCAGATCTATCGAGAGGAGTATTACCTCAAACCACCGGTCGTTTCTATGAACCCGCCCACGCCTTCGTAACCTCCTTGTCGCACTGCACCCGCGCACAGTGTTGTTGGCTCTCCAGCCGATAAGGACCTATCATGTGTCCTGCTACTCCAGCGGAATCGTAATGG
This genomic window contains:
- a CDS encoding AI-2E family transporter yields the protein LKNTFTLVTNFFIMLLVLFFLFKDGRQWLAVLYDLIPMDESHKSKILTRLDQTIRAVVKGMLVTAIVQGLLAGMAYWALDVPFPMGLTALTTVLAPIPFGGTGLVWGPVVLYLFWVGASGKALIMLVWGIGVVSMVDQFLRPWLIGQDVQIPVLLLVLSVLGGLALYGLLGLFVGPILISLLMTAVQIYREEYYLKPPVVSMNPPTPS